One part of the Flavobacterium johnsoniae UW101 genome encodes these proteins:
- a CDS encoding nicotinate phosphoribosyltransferase — translation MNPLLLTDGYKVDHRRQYPDGTSLVYSNWTPRKSRIEEVDEVIFFGLQYFIKKYIIHDFEEYFFKKSKEEVVSKYARRINNYLGENQVGTKHIEDLHDLGYIPMVFKALPEGASVPLRVPMFTMYNTIPEFFWLTNYFETLLSAVIWLPCNSATIAKEYRKVLDKYAAETSSVPEFVDWQAHDFSMRGMGGIEASVTSAAGHLLSFTGSDTIPAIDFLEEYYKANSDQELVAGSVAATEHSVMCMGTTEGEYETFKRLITEVYPKGIVSIVSDTWDLWKVLTDYLPRLKEEIVSREGKVVIRPDSGDPVDIICGNPNGKTEQEKKGVIKLLWDVFGGTTNAKGFKELVPQIGAIYGDSITVARATQICERLKEKGFASTNVVLGIGSFTYQYNTRDTFGFAMKATYGEVNGEGRAIFKDPITDDGTKKSAKGLMKIDLIDGKYHLSDNVSWEEEKQGELKEVFRDGKLLIDQSLSEIRTRVKSEVSIEA, via the coding sequence ATGAACCCACTATTATTAACCGATGGTTACAAAGTTGACCACAGAAGACAATACCCAGACGGAACAAGTTTAGTATATTCTAATTGGACACCAAGAAAATCAAGAATTGAAGAAGTAGATGAAGTAATCTTTTTTGGACTTCAGTATTTCATCAAAAAATATATTATTCACGACTTTGAAGAGTATTTCTTTAAAAAATCAAAAGAAGAAGTTGTTTCAAAATACGCTCGAAGAATCAATAATTATTTAGGCGAAAACCAAGTTGGCACAAAACATATCGAAGATTTACATGATTTAGGATATATTCCAATGGTTTTTAAAGCATTGCCAGAAGGGGCAAGCGTTCCTTTAAGAGTGCCAATGTTTACAATGTACAATACAATTCCTGAATTTTTCTGGTTAACAAATTATTTCGAAACCTTACTTTCTGCTGTAATCTGGTTGCCTTGTAATTCAGCAACCATTGCAAAAGAATACAGAAAAGTATTAGACAAATATGCAGCAGAAACTTCTTCTGTTCCAGAATTTGTTGACTGGCAGGCACACGATTTCTCAATGAGAGGAATGGGTGGTATTGAAGCTTCTGTAACTTCTGCAGCAGGACATTTATTGAGTTTTACAGGATCTGACACGATTCCTGCAATTGATTTCTTAGAAGAATATTACAAAGCCAATTCAGATCAGGAATTGGTTGCAGGTTCAGTAGCTGCAACAGAACATTCTGTTATGTGTATGGGAACTACAGAAGGCGAGTATGAAACCTTCAAAAGATTAATTACAGAAGTGTATCCGAAAGGAATTGTTTCTATCGTTTCTGATACTTGGGATTTATGGAAAGTTTTAACGGATTATCTTCCAAGATTAAAAGAAGAAATCGTTTCTAGAGAAGGTAAAGTTGTAATTCGTCCTGACAGCGGTGATCCGGTTGATATTATCTGCGGAAATCCAAATGGAAAAACAGAACAGGAAAAGAAAGGCGTTATCAAATTACTTTGGGATGTTTTTGGCGGTACAACAAATGCTAAAGGATTCAAAGAATTGGTGCCGCAAATTGGAGCAATTTACGGAGATAGTATTACTGTAGCAAGAGCTACTCAAATCTGCGAAAGATTAAAAGAAAAAGGATTTGCTTCTACGAATGTTGTTTTAGGAATCGGATCTTTCACCTATCAATATAATACCAGAGATACTTTCGGATTTGCGATGAAAGCAACTTACGGAGAAGTAAACGGAGAAGGAAGAGCTATCTTTAAAGATCCGATTACAGATGACGGAACTAAAAAATCGGCTAAAGGATTAATGAAAATCGATTTAATCGATGGCAAGTATCATTTAAGTGATAATGTTTCTTGGGAAGAAGAAAAACAAGGTGAATTGAAAGAAGTTTTTAGAGATGGAAAACTTTTGATTGATCAATCCCTGAGTGAAATTAGAACAAGAGTAAAAAGTGAAGTAAGTATCGAAGCTTAA
- a CDS encoding ADP-ribosylglycohydrolase family protein, which yields MKNRIESGLFGVAIGDALGVPVEFKSREKLKQNPVVDMMGFMSWNQPPGTFSDDSSLAFCTAESLCKGYDIEDMALTFVKWMQEGYWGAHHKVFDIGGTTKHSLARVVKGESARNSGNFFEEDNGNGSLMRILPLVFYLQKENDIEVIYKKVKEVSSITHAHFRSVFSCFIYVVYCLEILKDKDKFEAYKEMQNVLSEFLKDKKYNPVEIQLFEKILKNDIWTYPENEIRASGYVLHSLEASFWCFLNSDSYGETVLKAVNLGEDTDTTGAIAGGLAGIYYGIENMPQKWIDNLVRSNDIKDLAKRLSNKYK from the coding sequence ATGAAAAATAGAATAGAATCTGGTTTATTTGGTGTTGCCATTGGCGATGCTTTAGGTGTTCCGGTTGAATTTAAATCCAGAGAAAAATTAAAACAGAATCCGGTTGTCGATATGATGGGTTTTATGTCCTGGAATCAGCCGCCTGGAACATTTAGCGACGATAGTTCATTGGCTTTTTGTACTGCCGAAAGTTTGTGCAAAGGTTACGATATAGAAGATATGGCTTTGACTTTTGTAAAATGGATGCAGGAAGGATATTGGGGAGCGCATCATAAAGTATTTGATATTGGAGGAACGACGAAACATTCTTTAGCAAGAGTTGTAAAAGGAGAATCGGCTAGAAATTCAGGTAATTTTTTTGAAGAGGATAACGGGAATGGTTCCTTAATGCGTATTTTGCCATTAGTTTTTTATCTTCAAAAAGAGAATGATATTGAAGTTATTTATAAAAAAGTAAAAGAAGTTTCGTCAATAACTCATGCTCATTTCCGTTCGGTATTTTCTTGTTTCATTTATGTTGTATATTGTTTGGAGATTCTAAAAGATAAAGATAAATTCGAAGCTTATAAAGAAATGCAAAATGTTCTTTCTGAATTTTTAAAAGATAAAAAATATAATCCTGTAGAAATTCAACTATTTGAAAAGATATTAAAGAATGATATTTGGACTTATCCAGAAAATGAAATTCGTGCATCGGGTTATGTTCTTCATAGTTTAGAAGCCAGTTTTTGGTGTTTTTTAAATTCTGATTCTTATGGAGAAACGGTTTTAAAAGCAGTAAACTTAGGCGAAGATACAGATACAACGGGCGCAATTGCGGGAGGATTGGCAGGAATTTATTACGGAATTGAAAATATGCCGCAAAAATGGATCGACAATTTAGTCAGATCCAATGATATAAAAGATTTAGCAAAACGCTTATCAAATAAATATAAATAG
- a CDS encoding metallophosphoesterase family protein encodes MKRTLVFGDIHGGLKALIQLLEKIDYSKNDRFIFLGDYVDGWSESKQLIDFLIELSQKQECIFIKGNHDAWCQEWLENDVVNDIWFLHGGKSTIESYKGIDSSHKEKHLEFFNEMKDYFVDENNNLFIHAGFSSMHGPEKEHYKTNYSWDRTLWEMALTMDERIQKDSLLYPKRLLLFNEIYIGHTPTLHYNVEIPMQGCNVWNIDTGAGFYGKLSCIDIESKEFWQSDVLQTLYPNEKGRNK; translated from the coding sequence ATGAAAAGAACCTTAGTTTTTGGAGATATTCACGGCGGATTAAAAGCGTTAATTCAGTTGCTTGAAAAAATAGATTATTCAAAAAATGACCGATTTATTTTTCTGGGAGATTATGTCGACGGCTGGAGCGAATCGAAACAACTGATTGATTTTCTGATTGAATTATCCCAAAAACAGGAATGTATTTTTATAAAAGGAAATCATGATGCTTGGTGTCAGGAATGGTTAGAGAATGATGTTGTAAATGACATTTGGTTTTTGCACGGAGGAAAATCGACTATAGAAAGTTATAAGGGAATTGATTCTTCACATAAAGAAAAGCATCTCGAATTCTTCAACGAAATGAAAGATTACTTTGTAGATGAAAACAATAATTTGTTTATTCACGCTGGTTTTTCATCGATGCACGGTCCGGAAAAAGAACATTACAAAACCAATTATTCCTGGGACAGGACACTTTGGGAAATGGCTTTAACGATGGATGAACGAATCCAGAAAGATTCACTTTTGTACCCAAAGCGGTTATTGCTTTTTAATGAGATTTATATCGGCCATACACCGACATTGCATTATAATGTTGAAATCCCGATGCAGGGATGCAATGTTTGGAATATAGATACCGGAGCAGGTTTTTACGGAAAACTTTCCTGTATTGATATAGAATCAAAAGAATTCTGGCAGAGTGATGTCTTGCAAACCTTGTATCCTAACGAGAAAGGAAGAAATAAATAA
- a CDS encoding RNA 2'-phosphotransferase gives MNENIAKSISKFLSLVLRHSPEKIGLKLDENGWADVNELIEKCTKKGNRLDAELLDYVVENNDKKRFAYNEDKTKIRASQGHSISVELNLAETEPLEYLYHGTVGKFMESIQKEGLKKMSRQHVHLSKDKETAVKVGSRRGVPQILTVRSGAMYRDGFKFYLSENNVWLTDEVPPKYIEFKS, from the coding sequence ATGAATGAAAATATAGCAAAGAGCATCAGCAAGTTTTTGAGTCTGGTGCTCAGACATTCACCAGAAAAAATCGGATTAAAATTAGACGAAAACGGTTGGGCAGATGTCAATGAATTAATAGAAAAATGCACTAAAAAAGGGAATCGTCTCGATGCCGAACTTTTAGATTACGTAGTAGAAAATAACGATAAAAAGCGTTTTGCTTACAATGAAGATAAAACCAAAATCCGTGCAAGTCAGGGACATTCCATTTCGGTTGAATTAAATCTAGCAGAAACAGAACCTCTGGAATATCTGTATCACGGAACCGTTGGAAAATTCATGGAAAGCATTCAGAAAGAAGGTTTGAAAAAAATGAGCCGTCAGCATGTACATCTTTCCAAAGACAAAGAAACCGCAGTAAAAGTGGGAAGCAGGAGAGGAGTTCCGCAAATTTTAACCGTTAGAAGCGGTGCTATGTACAGAGACGGATTTAAATTTTATTTGTCTGAAAACAATGTTTGGCTGACAGATGAAGTTCCGCCAAAGTATATCGAATTTAAATCATGA
- a CDS encoding macro domain-containing protein — translation MKDIQYTKGDATSPQTLGNKIIVHVCNDIGGWGKGFVMAISKRWKKPENQYREWFKSKDNFELGQVQFVQVEEDLWVANLIGQHKINKDENGGAPIRYNAIEEGLKAVSDFAKTNNASIHMPRIGCGLAGGKWEMIEPIILKTLSDNNVEVIVYDF, via the coding sequence ATGAAAGACATTCAATATACAAAAGGAGACGCTACATCGCCTCAAACATTAGGAAACAAAATAATTGTTCACGTTTGTAATGATATTGGCGGATGGGGAAAAGGATTTGTAATGGCAATTTCAAAAAGATGGAAAAAACCGGAAAATCAATATAGAGAATGGTTTAAATCAAAAGATAATTTTGAGTTAGGTCAAGTACAGTTTGTCCAGGTTGAAGAAGATTTGTGGGTAGCAAATTTAATTGGTCAGCATAAAATTAATAAAGATGAAAACGGCGGAGCTCCAATACGTTACAATGCGATTGAAGAAGGATTAAAAGCAGTTTCTGATTTTGCAAAAACAAATAATGCATCTATTCATATGCCTAGAATTGGATGCGGATTAGCAGGCGGAAAATGGGAAATGATTGAACCAATTATTCTTAAAACGCTTTCGGATAACAATGTTGAGGTCATTGTGTATGACTTCTAA
- a CDS encoding NADAR family protein: protein MKYNIDTIAPESKFLFFWGHQPSKDGTITKNCFSQWWLSSFKVNEVTYKTAEHWMMAKKAELFNDQEILEKIIQCNSPAEAKKLGRKVKNYDDKIWLENRFEIVKEGNYHKFSQNSDLKTFLLNTNDRVIVEASPVDPIWGIGMAGDHKDALNPEKWKGLNLLGFALMEVRDELR from the coding sequence ATGAAATACAATATAGATACTATAGCTCCGGAAAGTAAGTTTTTATTTTTCTGGGGACATCAGCCAAGTAAAGACGGAACGATTACTAAAAACTGCTTCAGCCAGTGGTGGTTAAGTTCGTTTAAAGTAAATGAAGTAACCTATAAAACGGCTGAACACTGGATGATGGCAAAGAAAGCCGAATTGTTTAACGATCAGGAAATTTTAGAAAAAATCATACAATGCAATTCACCTGCCGAAGCCAAAAAGTTAGGTCGTAAAGTGAAAAATTATGATGACAAAATCTGGTTAGAAAACCGATTTGAAATTGTAAAAGAAGGCAACTATCACAAATTCAGTCAAAATTCAGATTTGAAAACCTTCCTTCTAAACACAAATGACCGAGTTATTGTAGAAGCAAGTCCGGTAGATCCAATCTGGGGAATTGGAATGGCAGGAGACCATAAAGATGCTTTAAATCCTGAAAAGTGGAAAGGTTTGAATCTTTTAGGTTTTGCTTTAATGGAGGTTAGAGATGAATTGAGATAA
- a CDS encoding adenylosuccinate synthetase, whose amino-acid sequence MKTAQIVIGLGFGDEGKGITTDFLAKQNPESIVIRFSGGQQAAHTVMIGDKKHVHSSFASGALRGLPSYYSEHCTIHPLFLYNEREELKEKNANLDLYIHPLAKVTTPFDVWHNRGNTRNIDHGTCGKGIGSTMKRNEGPYKLFAIDLIAPREMLLEKLNQIAYYYGFLNESGIDEEIQAYLEAVDKLKWNIVDYTFLLKYDNLIFEGSQGILLDMDHGVFPNVTYANTTSKNAVEICNKLKIEDVEVYYATRSYTTRHGHGWMPNEREIKLKNNEEETCVFNEYQKHLRFGDLDYDLLNYALKLDAAYSPMAKRNLVVTCMDQLEKDYEFENLTTDFDTIYGSFSPDSKDFKQITSLFQ is encoded by the coding sequence ATGAAAACAGCACAAATAGTTATAGGTTTAGGATTTGGTGATGAAGGAAAAGGAATAACAACAGATTTTCTGGCGAAACAAAATCCTGAATCTATAGTTATTCGGTTTTCGGGAGGACAACAGGCTGCGCATACGGTTATGATTGGCGATAAAAAACACGTTCACTCCAGCTTTGCCAGCGGTGCGCTTCGCGGTCTTCCGTCTTATTACAGCGAACATTGCACGATTCATCCGCTCTTTTTGTACAATGAGAGAGAAGAATTAAAAGAAAAAAACGCTAATCTGGATTTATATATTCATCCATTAGCAAAAGTTACCACTCCGTTTGATGTTTGGCACAACAGAGGAAACACCAGAAATATAGATCACGGAACCTGTGGAAAAGGCATTGGTTCAACCATGAAAAGAAACGAAGGTCCGTATAAATTGTTTGCCATAGATTTAATTGCGCCTCGTGAAATGCTTTTAGAAAAACTAAACCAAATCGCGTACTATTATGGATTTTTAAATGAAAGTGGAATCGACGAAGAAATTCAGGCTTATCTAGAGGCAGTTGATAAATTGAAATGGAATATTGTCGATTATACTTTCCTTTTAAAATACGATAATCTGATTTTTGAAGGAAGCCAGGGAATCCTGCTTGATATGGATCATGGTGTTTTCCCGAATGTGACTTATGCGAATACAACTTCAAAAAATGCAGTTGAAATTTGTAATAAATTAAAAATTGAAGATGTAGAAGTTTATTATGCAACCAGAAGTTACACCACAAGACATGGTCACGGCTGGATGCCGAATGAAAGAGAAATAAAATTAAAAAATAACGAAGAAGAAACCTGTGTTTTCAACGAATATCAAAAGCATCTAAGATTTGGGGATCTGGATTACGATTTGTTGAACTACGCTTTAAAATTAGATGCTGCTTACAGTCCAATGGCAAAAAGAAATTTGGTCGTAACCTGCATGGATCAGTTAGAAAAGGATTATGAATTTGAAAACCTGACAACAGATTTTGATACCATTTACGGGTCATTTTCACCGGACTCTAAAGATTTTAAACAGATTACTTCTTTGTTCCAATAA
- a CDS encoding TIGR02452 family protein produces MNKNYRVEIANKTLEIIKNGFYEYKGKKIDIKNELEESIKNTFTIAPNDWDTILKTPIENKFETEIVTKNCSTIEAIVEEENGKICVLNFASAKNPGGGFLGGASAQEESLARSSSLYETQIKDKTMYDFNRNQSSFLYSDYMIYSPNILFWNDDNGDYFEKPFVVDVITAPAPNKGAMLQHNRKEEITATEDVFRKRMDKVLAIALQQKSDTLILGAWGCGVFRNEPKDVAHLFKEIIAEKYSGAFKKIVFAVFDNSDKKTNFKKFEEVLN; encoded by the coding sequence ATGAATAAAAATTATAGAGTAGAAATAGCAAATAAAACTTTAGAAATCATAAAGAATGGTTTCTATGAATACAAAGGAAAAAAGATTGACATAAAAAATGAACTCGAAGAGTCGATAAAAAATACGTTTACAATTGCACCAAATGATTGGGATACAATCTTAAAAACGCCAATTGAAAATAAGTTTGAAACAGAAATCGTAACCAAAAATTGTTCTACAATTGAAGCAATTGTTGAGGAGGAAAATGGTAAAATCTGTGTTTTAAATTTCGCTTCGGCAAAAAATCCGGGAGGCGGGTTTTTAGGAGGAGCTTCTGCTCAGGAAGAAAGTCTGGCGAGATCTTCAAGCCTTTATGAAACGCAGATCAAAGACAAAACAATGTATGATTTTAATAGAAATCAGTCCTCGTTTTTATATTCAGATTACATGATTTATAGTCCAAATATTTTGTTTTGGAATGATGATAATGGAGATTATTTTGAAAAACCATTTGTTGTAGATGTGATTACAGCTCCGGCACCAAACAAAGGCGCGATGCTGCAACACAATAGAAAAGAAGAAATTACAGCAACTGAAGATGTTTTTAGAAAAAGAATGGATAAAGTATTAGCAATTGCTTTGCAGCAAAAAAGTGATACATTGATTTTAGGAGCTTGGGGATGTGGTGTTTTTAGAAACGAACCCAAAGATGTAGCACATTTGTTTAAAGAGATTATTGCAGAAAAATATTCAGGTGCTTTTAAGAAAATAGTTTTTGCAGTATTTGACAATTCTGATAAAAAAACAAATTTTAAGAAGTTTGAAGAGGTGCTGAATTAG
- the prs gene encoding ribose-phosphate diphosphokinase, which yields MILNLDPKFAPFQNQEEIKFQSFTFSGGEPHIKIVPDFDTNRKITITHRLNSFNDLGLLCVTVDALRRMDVKIIELFIPYFPAARQDRVMIPGEPLSVKVYADIINAMQLNKVFVFDAHSEVTPALLNNSTVIPNYAFIKEVLNKIGQNVKLISPDGGALKKIYKVSEFLGGVEVVECSKSRDVKTGKLSGFKVYEDDLQGMDCLIVDDICDGGGTFVGLAEELKKKNAGKLYLAVSHGIFNKGFEVLDCFDKIFTTNSFKDFDDQRVEVVKFEL from the coding sequence ATGATACTAAATCTCGACCCAAAATTCGCTCCTTTCCAAAATCAGGAAGAAATCAAATTTCAAAGTTTTACATTTTCTGGCGGAGAACCGCATATTAAAATAGTACCTGATTTTGATACAAACAGAAAAATTACAATTACACATAGACTAAACTCTTTCAACGATTTAGGTTTACTGTGTGTTACAGTTGATGCGTTACGCAGAATGGACGTTAAAATCATTGAACTCTTTATTCCGTATTTCCCGGCAGCGAGACAAGATCGAGTTATGATTCCAGGCGAACCGCTTTCTGTAAAAGTGTATGCAGATATTATAAATGCAATGCAATTGAATAAAGTTTTTGTTTTTGATGCACACTCAGAAGTGACTCCAGCTTTGTTGAACAACAGTACAGTAATTCCAAACTATGCTTTTATCAAAGAAGTCTTGAATAAAATTGGCCAAAACGTAAAGTTGATTTCTCCAGACGGAGGTGCTTTAAAGAAAATCTACAAAGTTTCTGAATTTTTAGGCGGTGTTGAGGTTGTAGAATGCAGTAAAAGCCGAGATGTAAAAACAGGAAAATTATCTGGTTTTAAAGTGTATGAAGATGATTTACAGGGAATGGATTGTTTAATTGTAGATGATATCTGCGATGGCGGCGGAACGTTTGTTGGCTTAGCCGAAGAATTAAAAAAGAAAAATGCCGGAAAATTATACCTAGCCGTTAGCCACGGAATTTTTAATAAAGGTTTTGAAGTTTTAGATTGTTTTGACAAAATATTTACTACGAACTCTTTTAAAGATTTTGATGATCAAAGGGTTGAGGTGGTAAAATTTGAATTATGA
- a CDS encoding NUDIX hydrolase yields MEKLQNIRIAVDAIVFGYKNNDLYVLLIEQQFGTSEKYWALPGGLVKNDESLSDAVIRELHEETNVQLTFMEQLYTFGDDIYRDSRNRVISVAYYALVDASNLDIKASTDAERVQWCKIDEIPALAFDHNIILQKAIDRLKSKLTYEPIGFDLLPEEFLFSDLENLYCTILEKEIDRRNFRKKILSYGILEETEKFSPIKTGRPAKLFKFNKLKYNELTQNGFHFEIKFA; encoded by the coding sequence ATGGAAAAATTACAAAATATTAGAATTGCTGTTGATGCGATTGTTTTTGGATACAAGAACAATGACTTATATGTGTTATTGATAGAACAGCAATTTGGCACTTCAGAAAAATATTGGGCTTTACCGGGCGGTTTAGTTAAAAATGATGAATCGCTGAGCGATGCTGTAATACGCGAATTACATGAAGAAACAAACGTACAGCTGACTTTTATGGAACAGTTGTACACTTTTGGAGATGATATTTACAGAGATTCAAGAAACCGTGTTATTTCGGTGGCATATTATGCTTTAGTCGATGCTTCAAATTTAGACATCAAAGCCAGCACTGATGCTGAAAGAGTGCAGTGGTGTAAAATAGATGAAATTCCTGCTTTGGCTTTCGATCATAATATAATACTTCAAAAAGCGATTGACAGGCTAAAATCAAAATTGACTTATGAACCTATTGGTTTCGATTTACTTCCCGAAGAATTTTTGTTTTCAGATCTTGAAAACTTGTATTGCACTATTTTAGAAAAAGAAATTGACCGCAGAAACTTCAGAAAAAAAATACTCAGTTATGGTATTTTAGAAGAAACCGAAAAATTTTCACCAATAAAAACAGGTCGTCCGGCAAAACTTTTTAAGTTCAATAAATTGAAATATAATGAGTTAACTCAAAACGGCTTTCACTTCGAAATAAAGTTTGCGTAA
- a CDS encoding PKD domain-containing protein: protein MKKAASVLILTILFFMINSCSKNEAEDVIDCLGESIYIKLHNSTDANNPKLMNYSVEYTGTGTLSSVKWTFGDGTTGDGTTVTHTYNAAGTYEAKADVTVKKNGSECTSSPKRSVTIN, encoded by the coding sequence ATGAAAAAAGCAGCCTCAGTTTTAATACTCACTATACTATTTTTTATGATTAATTCCTGCAGTAAAAACGAAGCAGAAGATGTAATAGATTGTCTTGGTGAATCAATTTATATTAAGCTGCACAATTCGACAGATGCAAACAATCCGAAATTAATGAATTATTCAGTTGAATATACAGGAACGGGAACTTTAAGTTCTGTAAAATGGACATTTGGTGACGGAACTACCGGCGATGGAACAACAGTTACTCATACGTATAATGCTGCAGGAACCTACGAAGCTAAAGCCGATGTTACAGTTAAAAAAAATGGATCTGAATGCACTTCTAGTCCTAAACGAAGTGTTACTATAAACTAG
- a CDS encoding LysR family transcriptional regulator, with product MVNLEWYRTFKAVYKNGNFSVAAKELFMSQPAVSQQISMLEAHVGNKLFNRKSKGVEPTEYAKLLNNLIIDALDRLESVETGFRAKAEDANRLISVGISKHLFDCVGNLLISKFDLIDFTFAENDELFALVDSKKLDFAITTKRFDTFDTTYEIVGKIKLIMVAPASLDITDFRQKLKADNFTEIEQWLNGQKWYSHDARIPHIKVFWLHAFNKKRPSMVPNYIIPSESEMLRLLSKNDGVAVTWNCNARNYIKENKLQLVWNSFHVPEEFVYLLAPKNNNVKSFFDIIEKELKLFFGNRL from the coding sequence ATGGTAAATCTAGAATGGTACAGAACTTTTAAAGCTGTATATAAAAATGGTAATTTTTCGGTAGCCGCAAAAGAGTTATTTATGAGCCAGCCTGCGGTTAGTCAGCAAATTTCTATGCTTGAGGCTCACGTTGGGAATAAATTATTTAATCGGAAATCAAAAGGAGTAGAGCCAACCGAATACGCTAAGTTACTGAATAATTTGATAATAGATGCGCTCGATCGTCTTGAAAGTGTCGAAACCGGTTTTCGGGCAAAAGCAGAAGATGCTAACCGATTAATTTCTGTCGGGATTTCAAAACATCTTTTTGACTGCGTTGGAAATCTCTTAATTTCAAAGTTTGATTTAATAGATTTTACTTTTGCAGAAAACGACGAGCTTTTTGCATTAGTAGATTCAAAAAAACTCGATTTTGCCATTACAACCAAAAGGTTCGATACTTTTGATACTACTTATGAAATAGTTGGAAAAATTAAACTCATAATGGTTGCTCCGGCAAGTTTGGATATAACCGATTTCCGCCAGAAATTGAAAGCAGATAATTTTACTGAAATAGAGCAATGGCTTAACGGACAAAAATGGTACAGTCATGACGCGAGAATTCCGCACATAAAAGTATTCTGGCTTCATGCTTTCAATAAAAAAAGGCCGTCGATGGTGCCAAATTACATTATTCCTTCAGAATCTGAGATGCTGAGACTGCTTTCAAAAAATGATGGTGTTGCGGTGACCTGGAATTGTAATGCAAGAAATTATATCAAAGAAAATAAACTGCAATTAGTATGGAACAGTTTTCATGTTCCCGAAGAATTTGTCTATTTACTGGCTCCTAAAAATAATAATGTGAAATCGTTTTTTGATATAATTGAAAAAGAATTAAAACTGTTTTTTGGAAATAGATTATAA
- a CDS encoding iron-containing alcohol dehydrogenase, whose amino-acid sequence MLNFELYNPTNLVFGKGQIEKLSTLVPKDAKILLAYGGGSIFKNGIYDQVITALKGFNIVEFGGIEPNPRFETLMKAVDVIKAEKIDFILAVGGGSVIDGVKFISGAVHFEGNPIDILQKRILIKENAMPFGTVLTLPATGSEMNSGYVVTIEATQEKLSSGGSALFPQFSICDPAVIASLPKRQIENGVVDAYTHVMEQYLTYPHDAFLQDRIAEGILQTLIEVGPGIVKNPTDYTLASNFMWSCTMALNGLIQKGVPSDWATHMIGHELTALYEIDHARTLAIIGPSLYHVMFETKKGKLAQYGRRIFNLTGSDEEVAKEAINKTVEFFHTMGMDTKLSQYTEDYSKTADFIVNRFDERGWKGLGENQLVTLDKVKSIVELSY is encoded by the coding sequence ATGCTAAACTTTGAATTATACAATCCGACAAACTTAGTTTTCGGGAAAGGACAAATTGAAAAACTTTCGACTTTGGTTCCAAAAGACGCAAAAATTCTTTTGGCTTACGGCGGTGGAAGTATTTTTAAAAACGGAATTTACGATCAGGTAATTACAGCTTTAAAAGGCTTTAATATTGTGGAATTTGGCGGAATCGAACCAAACCCAAGATTTGAGACTTTAATGAAAGCGGTCGACGTTATTAAAGCTGAAAAAATCGACTTTATTTTGGCTGTTGGCGGCGGATCTGTGATTGATGGTGTGAAATTTATTTCGGGCGCTGTTCATTTTGAAGGCAACCCAATTGATATTTTACAGAAACGTATTTTGATTAAAGAAAATGCGATGCCGTTTGGAACTGTATTAACACTTCCGGCAACGGGAAGTGAAATGAACTCTGGATATGTAGTAACGATTGAAGCAACTCAGGAAAAATTATCTTCTGGCGGAAGTGCTTTGTTTCCTCAATTCTCAATTTGTGACCCAGCAGTTATAGCTTCTTTACCAAAAAGACAAATCGAAAATGGTGTTGTAGATGCTTATACACACGTTATGGAACAATACTTAACGTATCCGCATGATGCTTTTTTACAAGATAGAATTGCCGAAGGAATTTTACAGACTCTAATTGAAGTTGGTCCTGGAATTGTAAAAAATCCAACTGATTATACTTTGGCTTCAAACTTTATGTGGAGTTGTACAATGGCTTTAAATGGGTTAATTCAAAAAGGTGTTCCAAGTGACTGGGCAACTCACATGATTGGCCACGAATTGACAGCACTTTACGAAATTGACCATGCGAGAACTTTAGCTATTATTGGCCCAAGTTTGTACCATGTAATGTTTGAAACTAAAAAAGGCAAACTGGCACAATACGGAAGAAGAATATTCAACTTGACTGGTTCTGACGAAGAAGTAGCAAAAGAAGCCATCAACAAAACGGTTGAGTTTTTCCATACTATGGGAATGGACACAAAACTTTCACAATACACAGAAGATTACAGCAAAACAGCAGATTTTATAGTAAATCGTTTTGACGAAAGAGGCTGGAAAGGTCTTGGTGAAAATCAATTAGTGACTTTAGATAAGGTGAAATCTATTGTGGAACTTTCTTATTAG